The genomic window TTTACCTATGCCATCACGGCGGCAGGAGTGGCCCACGCCATCACGGCGGCATGCAGCCAGGGCAACCTGAGCCACTGTGGCTGCGACCGGGAAAAGCAGGGGTATTACAATCAAGAGGAAGGCTGGAAGTGGGGGGGCTGCTCAGCTGACATCAAGTATGGCATCGAGTTTTCTCGTCGCTTTGTGGACGCCCGTGAAATTAAAAAGACTCCTCGTCGCCTGATGAACTTGCATAACAATGAGGCAGGCAGAAAGGTAAAGAGATACTGGTGTCTTCAACAACTTGTCATTTAGAAATATAGTGACAATGAAGTCTGAGCAAGtgagaaaaatgaaacaaatgtcCGCTTTCCTTGACCCCAAGGAGACTTATCATCAATATTTCATGTCTATAGTTAAATAGAGTCATAAATAGGTcagtttgcttgtgtgtgtgtgtgtgtgtgtgtgtgtgtgtgtgtatgtgtgtgtgttcagcgcTGGGTGTGATTATGTGTCCCTTTGGAAAGAAGTGAACCGTTCCAGATAAATGGCTTAAAGTCACACAGTCATGTGACAGCACTGTGATTGATCAAgctgttgattgattgatcatcCAGCTAGCCTTTCAGCAGCTTGTTTTCCTTCAGGCACTTATTGGCACTTCTCTTTTCTGAGAGGGAGCCTTTTTTATTTCTGCGTGTGTTGGCAAACTCCATCATGGACATGTTTGTTTGCTATTACTCATCTCAGAACAGTCgtggaggaaagaaagagagtaCAATGtaaatgaaagagaagagatGATGTTATGTTGACAAATGGATCTAATTAATAACTTGGCCTTTATTGTGTCCACTGGGAAAATGGAGCCTGGCCAGTAGTTGCCAGATGGAGGACTGCCATTCTCCCTTTCCAGTTCCTTTCATGGAATTATGAAGTGTAAAGTCAGGAACAGGATATTATTGCAGTTGTCTGCACAATACCAAAACATGTCACTGCCATTTGACTGCGTCTATTCAGGGTGTGAAAGCAGGCCGACAATGCCGGTGTTAACACAGCAGACTGATAGGGTGTGCAATGCATGCCAGGGTGCTGGCATGTTGGACTGTCAGGGTCAGAGTTGGCACTGTTGCTGTCTGTTGTCACTCCAGAGCTCGGAAACTCAGGATTCTAGGAGGATGTGCAACAGCCAGATTCCTTTTTggtgagacagaaagaaagccTGAATCTGTCTCAGACCTTCAGGCTAGAACTCTCCCTTCATTCCCTCTAATCTATAGAGGGATAGATATATTTTGGGATATCTGTCGATAAGATGAGAGATTGAGATGAAATGAAATCTGAAAAATTCAGACTCACTCTGGCACTAGCCTTCTCGTACTCCATAAAAGCAAATATATTTGTACATTGTGTGGATTCTGAGTGGCTAGTTCAGCACTGATCAGTGAATTGTTCATTAGAAAAACTCAGCTACATATGAACTAATTGGTATTTTAAGTAAACatggtgtgtgaatatttaatGAGAGTCCACTGATACTTTAAAGGACACTGCCTGCATCTCTGTAGAGAATCTCTTACATTGAAGTGGCATCCACTTGTAAGCATTTGTCTGGTTGTAACCTGCACCCTCACATGCAGGTGGCAATTCATTCCCCACACTTTTTCTTTAAAGCAAAAAAGaatatattgaaaaaaatatgttatgtATGCATGACAAATCTCAAACCTAATTAGCTAATAAGTGACCCTAATTCTGTTGCGAACTGGACCTCCAATGGGACTTTATCATGCAATCAACAATAAGAGCTATAATTACAGTGTAAATTACCATGTAAAAGAACACCCACTGAATGGCTACATCTCTCAGCCTTCCACGGGGGGTATGTTTTCGACAAGCAATCTTTAGATGGGAAACTGGTCATATTGGACTAATCAGTAACAGATCAGAGGCTTTGATGGACACAGTTTAAGTAAATGTTTCCATGCATCTGTCAGACTCTCTATGCCAGGCATTCCTTGTGGCTTTTTTGTGCTTTGCATTTTTGGAAATCCTCATTCTGAATCAACATCCGAGGCAAGATTGACAGCTGACCCTGGCTTTTATGTAGCCATGTTTTTTGAATCAAATGTCCTCAGATTGGGAAACTGTGACCGCATGAGTGCACagacaagacagacagagatactgAACATCACTTGTGTATGTTTGATGAGTGATAGAATGATGACTTGTGCCGCTGGCAAGGCACTGTGCCAGGAAAAAGCTGCACAACCAACCAACATCTTAGACAACAAAGACTCGCTCTTCGTTCAAGCAAGTCAGAGCTTCTTAATTGGGTCAAAAGACTCATGTCAGGACTATTAGAAATGTGTTAATAGGACCCATTCGAACTCCACCCCCCTCTCTTTCATCTGTTCCTTTGCCTTTGAGAAAAAAACCCAAGAGGGTACAGTTTTTTTGAGGTCTTTTAGTTTCTTAGTCTCGAGGGGCAAAGGATTGACACATAAATACTGACGACAGCATACAATATTTTCCATATGTTCCAGAAATAGGGAGCAAAAGAGAAGATTCTCTGCCCTGTGTACCACATGTTGGAGATATCCACAAAGAAAGGCCAAGCATGAAGAAGGGAGAATCTGAAAAACATGAAGATTATCGTATTATCACTGCCATATTCATATTTAAACCCTGTTTGTTCCTTATGGGAAGTTGGTTTATTTATCAGAATTTGTTTAAGGAGTCACTTAAACCTTGAGTGTCATCCTCATCTGCAAACAATTGATCCGAGTTTGTTTTAAACTGCATGTGCAACACATTTCCTGACACAATAATTTGGATTCAGATTTACCAGGATGATTGATGGCTGTATGAGATCCATGTATATTTTTCCCCTATTACTGATGTGGTTTAGGGAAGGTAGACAAAATTACAGGATGGGATATTACCAGTAAGTAGAATTTTCCCTCCTTCAGGACATGCAGCTGCATGTCAACCATGACTGAAAATTCAGATATGCTTGGATTTGTCTTCTTCACAGAGATCAGCGCTCAGCCAGATTGGTCATGTCTGACCGTCAAACGTAAGTGCCTGCGGCAGTAAGTCATCAGCACAATCACCACTTATCCGAAGCATCAGTGGAGATACGAAATGCTCCACTGCCAAGACAGTTTTGACATTGCACTTCAAATAGATTTGCTCTGTTACACAAGGCAAAGCCAGCATGTGCAAAATGTATGTTAGCGCCACTTAACATTGTGAAAGAGAGATTATGTCTTGGCCTCAACCAAAGCAACTGAAAAGCATAGAACAGGAAATATGTTTCTCCACCCACACCTCCAACTTCAGTTGTGTCAGTCTTTGAGCCTAATTCTATGCAATTTAATCAAAAACTACACCATAATAATATGTGCATAGAACACAATAAAGCCAGAATCAGTATTTATCTTCCCTTATTTGATTCAAATGAAACAGTCAGCTGCATGTCTAATTTACAGCTTTTTTCTCATCTCTATCACCCCTCAGGTTTTAGAAGAGAGGATGAAGCTCGAGTGCAAATGCCACGGCGTCTCAGGTTCCTGCACCACCAAGACCTGTTGGACTACACTTCCAAAATTCCGAGAGATTGGCTACGTACTCAAGGACAAGTACAACGAAGCCGTACACGTGGAGGTAGTCCGGGCTAGCCGACTGCGCCAGCCCACCCACCTTAAGATAAAGCAGACTCAGGGCTACCGCAAGCCCATGGAGACGGACCTCGTTTACATTGAGAGGTCACCCAACTACTGCGAGGAGGACGCGGCCACGGGGAGCGTGGGCACCCAGGGACGTCTGTGCAACCGCACCTCGCCACATACAGACGGCTGCGACCTTATGTGTTGCGGTCGAGGCTACAATACACACCAGTACACCAAAGTGTGGCAGTGCAACTGTAAGTTCCAATGGTGCTGCTTCGTCAAATGCAACACGTGCAGTGAGAGGACGGAGGTGTTTACCTGCAAATAAGGACACGGGGGACTCAGTGCCAGGAAGTGAGGCACCACAGACTAGCTGAataaagaagaacagagagagagcaagactAAAAAGTGTGTCTTCTACCAGTGAAAGATTTTGAAATAAAGGAATGGAATTAACACTATCAGCTCTTCATGGCATCGTTTTGCACAGCAGAATCTATCCTATTGCTTTTCTGAAAGTAAATGCTAAATATCAGTAGGTAATACCCAGAACTTTACTGTCACGTAGAGATTGTGCTCAAGGACTGATGCATCCACAACGAAGTTGGGACTTCGGTGGAACCTGTGCTCTGCACTCTGGGATTTGTTAATTCACAAGAGACTTGGCATGGAGAAGAACTCACAGTAACATGAGAGTTGATCAAAAATGACAGCAGCTGACGGGAGACATTAC from Parambassis ranga chromosome 19, fParRan2.1, whole genome shotgun sequence includes these protein-coding regions:
- the wnt7bb gene encoding protein Wnt-7b isoform X1, which translates into the protein MIILSSRSVLLSVYYPQIFLILTSGSYLALSSVVALGANIICNKIPGLAPRQRAICQSRPDAIIVVGEGAQMGINECQYQFRYGRWNCSALGERTVFGQELRVGSREAAFTYAITAAGVAHAITAACSQGNLSHCGCDREKQGYYNQEEGWKWGGCSADIKYGIEFSRRFVDAREIKKTPRRLMNLHNNEAGRKVLEERMKLECKCHGVSGSCTTKTCWTTLPKFREIGYVLKDKYNEAVHVEVVRASRLRQPTHLKIKQTQGYRKPMETDLVYIERSPNYCEEDAATGSVGTQGRLCNRTSPHTDGCDLMCCGRGYNTHQYTKVWQCNCKFQWCCFVKCNTCSERTEVFTCK
- the wnt7bb gene encoding protein Wnt-7b isoform X2, which codes for MHKPLRKRSLYVFLCFGIIYLRLGALSSVVALGANIICNKIPGLAPRQRAICQSRPDAIIVVGEGAQMGINECQYQFRYGRWNCSALGERTVFGQELRVGSREAAFTYAITAAGVAHAITAACSQGNLSHCGCDREKQGYYNQEEGWKWGGCSADIKYGIEFSRRFVDAREIKKTPRRLMNLHNNEAGRKVLEERMKLECKCHGVSGSCTTKTCWTTLPKFREIGYVLKDKYNEAVHVEVVRASRLRQPTHLKIKQTQGYRKPMETDLVYIERSPNYCEEDAATGSVGTQGRLCNRTSPHTDGCDLMCCGRGYNTHQYTKVWQCNCKFQWCCFVKCNTCSERTEVFTCK